The proteins below are encoded in one region of Aequorivita iocasae:
- a CDS encoding DNA-directed RNA polymerase subunit omega, whose translation MDIKNSDAPINTVTLDKNKIDEPTNNIYEAISIISKRASQINGDIKKELLEKLDEFATYNDSLEEIFENKEQIEVSKFYERLPKPHALAVQEWLENKIYYRNTKDEVVE comes from the coding sequence ATGGATATTAAAAATTCAGATGCGCCAATCAATACCGTTACGCTTGACAAAAATAAAATTGACGAGCCAACGAATAATATTTATGAGGCTATTTCCATTATTTCGAAACGTGCTTCACAAATAAACGGTGATATTAAAAAAGAACTACTTGAGAAACTTGACGAGTTTGCCACTTATAATGACAGTTTGGAAGAAATTTTCGAAAACAAAGAGCAGATAGAGGTTTCTAAGTTCTATGAAAGACTTCCAAAACCACACGCTTTGGCAGTACAGGAATGGCTCGAAAACAAAATCTACTACCGCAACACCAAAGACGAAGTAGTGGAATAA
- a CDS encoding outer membrane protein assembly factor BamD, with translation MRLPLFILLCLTVLLSSCSQYQQVLRKDDMGKKYAFADSLYRIGKYRKGLKLMEQLVPAYRGKPQGEKLMFIYANTYYNLEDYYLSGYQFERFTQAYPQSDSVEIAAFKSAKSFYQLSPRYSLDQKDTDKGLEKLQEFINQYPNSDKRTEANTLVAELRNKLEKKEYEVAKQYLRVEDYKAAIGAFDNFITDNPGSIYRKDAFYGRFVAAYKLAINSIPVLVQERLREAKVYYNNFMKYYKDSDLAPEALENYQDIESRIEPLETEPTI, from the coding sequence ATGCGATTACCACTTTTTATTTTACTTTGTTTAACCGTACTTCTTTCGTCTTGTAGCCAGTATCAGCAAGTGTTGCGAAAGGATGATATGGGAAAAAAATACGCTTTCGCCGATTCACTTTACAGAATTGGAAAATACAGAAAAGGCCTTAAATTGATGGAGCAATTAGTGCCAGCATACAGAGGAAAGCCACAGGGTGAAAAATTGATGTTTATCTACGCAAATACATATTACAACTTGGAAGATTACTATCTTTCAGGATATCAATTTGAAAGATTTACCCAAGCCTATCCACAGAGTGACAGTGTTGAAATAGCGGCTTTTAAATCTGCAAAAAGTTTTTATCAGCTTTCACCCAGATATTCCCTCGACCAAAAAGATACCGATAAAGGTCTTGAAAAATTGCAGGAATTTATAAACCAATATCCAAACTCAGACAAACGCACCGAGGCAAATACATTGGTGGCAGAGTTGCGAAATAAATTGGAAAAAAAGGAATATGAGGTCGCAAAGCAATATTTGCGGGTAGAGGATTATAAAGCGGCCATTGGTGCTTTCGATAATTTTATAACAGATAATCCTGGCTCAATTTACAGGAAGGATGCCTTTTACGGAAGATTTGTAGCCGCTTATAAATTGGCTATAAACAGTATTCCCGTTTTGGTGCAGGAACGTCTGCGCGAGGCAAAAGTTTATTACAATAATTTTATGAAATATTATAAGGATTCAGACCTCGCTCCCGAAGCATTGGAAAATTATCAGGATATAGAGAGTAGAATTGAACCTTTAGAAACAGAACCCACTATTTAA